The proteins below come from a single Saccharopolyspora sp. SCSIO 74807 genomic window:
- a CDS encoding ComF family protein, with translation MATAISGLVDLMLPLRCAGCGAPGISWCRGCARELGGPRRVHRELPAIPGAGPDPPVFALGKYRGAPRRAVVAYKASGRRDLAEPFGRALAGGLRALLDWAESLPAGADPADRTSGSREGAHLRSPWYVVPAPSRTITSRRRGGAHMTRVAHRAVEELTALGLHASVADCLVIRPGARDSVGLDPAQRLHNLSGQVLARPSGLPPPGAPVLLIDDVLTSGATLASCAHALSAGGAPTTVALLLTATPG, from the coding sequence TTGGCCACCGCGATTTCCGGCCTGGTGGACCTGATGCTGCCGCTGCGCTGCGCCGGATGCGGCGCGCCCGGAATCAGCTGGTGCCGCGGCTGCGCCCGTGAACTCGGCGGGCCGCGCCGAGTGCACCGGGAGCTGCCCGCCATCCCCGGAGCAGGACCCGACCCGCCGGTGTTCGCGCTGGGCAAGTACCGCGGCGCGCCGCGCCGGGCGGTCGTGGCCTACAAGGCTTCCGGGCGTCGCGACCTCGCCGAACCGTTCGGCCGAGCGCTCGCCGGTGGGCTCCGCGCGTTGCTCGATTGGGCGGAGTCGCTGCCCGCCGGTGCGGACCCCGCCGACCGGACGTCTGGTTCCCGCGAGGGAGCGCACCTGCGGTCGCCTTGGTACGTGGTGCCTGCACCGTCTCGGACGATCACCTCCCGTCGCCGCGGCGGTGCGCACATGACGCGCGTTGCGCACCGCGCCGTCGAGGAGCTGACCGCGCTCGGCCTGCACGCCTCGGTCGCGGACTGCCTGGTGATCCGTCCGGGAGCGCGCGACTCGGTCGGGCTCGACCCGGCACAGCGGCTGCACAACCTGAGCGGCCAGGTGCTCGCGCGGCCTTCCGGGCTACCTCCGCCCGGTGCCCCGGTTCTGCTCATCGACGACGTCCTGACCAGCGGCGCGACTCTGGCGAGCTGCGCGCACGCGCTGTCCGCGGGAGGCGCTCCCACGACCGTGGCGCTGCTGCTGACCGCGACTCCGGGGTAA
- a CDS encoding Rv3235 family protein — protein MTAAIAAPQATPAPADPASTARPEPTDHGDQPAGRTSSALARYLGGPIVDVLLGRRPLSQVRPRITRPVQNLLNAPSFRGLVREPGLRLCSLHACAITPDHVEGCAVIGSDLRTRAVVLRWERSPHGWLCTFLCTV, from the coding sequence ATGACCGCCGCAATCGCCGCCCCGCAAGCGACGCCCGCACCGGCAGATCCGGCTTCGACCGCTCGGCCGGAACCGACCGACCACGGTGACCAGCCGGCAGGCCGTACTTCCTCGGCACTGGCCCGCTACTTGGGCGGGCCGATCGTGGACGTGCTGCTCGGACGCCGGCCGCTGAGCCAGGTCCGCCCGCGGATCACCCGCCCGGTGCAGAACCTGCTCAACGCACCGTCGTTCCGCGGACTGGTGCGTGAACCGGGTCTGCGGCTGTGCTCCTTGCACGCCTGCGCGATCACGCCGGACCACGTCGAAGGCTGCGCCGTCATCGGATCCGACCTGCGCACCCGCGCGGTCGTGCTGCGTTGGGAAAGGAGTCCGCACGGATGGTTGTGCACCTTCCTGTGCACGGTGTGA
- the secA gene encoding preprotein translocase subunit SecA — MVLSRLLRAGEGKTLKRLRAIAAHINELEDGVVALSDADLRAKTDEFKRRHQDGESLDELLPEAFAVAREGAQRTLGQRHFDVQVMGGAALHLGQIAEMKTGEGKTLTCVLPAYLNAIAGKGVHVVTVNDYLAKRDADWMGRVHRFLGLDVAAIVADLPPEQRKAAYAADITYGTNNEFGFDYLRDNMAWSLADCVQRGHFFSVVDEVDSILIDEARTPLIISGPADQSSRWYQEFARIAPMLRKDDHYEVDERKRTVGITEDGVSIVEDQLGIENLYEAENTPLVGYLNNAVKAKELYKRDKDYIVRDGEVAIVDEFTGRVLHGRRYNEGMHQAIEAKEGVEIKAENQTLATITLQNYFRLYEKLAGMTGTAQTEAAEFQATYKLGVVTVPTNEPMVRADQPDLVYKSEAAKFAAVADDIEEKNRKGQPVLVGTTSVEHSEYLAKLLTKKSVPHSVLNAKHHESEAGIIAEAGRKGSVTVATNMAGRGTDIVLGGNVDHLADTELRRRGLDPVQHREQYEAEWPGTVERLKSQVQAEADEVRDAGGLYVLGTERHESRRIDNQLRGRSGRQGDPGESRFYLSLGDELMRRFNAAMVETVMTRLKVPDEVPIEHKMVTRAIRSAQTQVEQQNMEIRKNVLKYDEVMNQQRSVIYTERRRVLEGEDLREQIQHMINDVVGAYVNGATAEGYAEDWDFEKLWTALKALYPVQLDWEELLETEEDVTKERLLEAVLADARDAYDRREAEVDGKVGVGAMRELERRVVLSVLDRKWREHLYEMDYLKEGIGLRAMAQRDPLVEYRREGFDMFHAMLEALKEESVGFLFNVQVEAAEPEPAQEPSVPVSVSSSDGSDFPTDVQQAVPQAAGAQPAGGAPQAAQPRSKRSRSSAGPALSQLGDAPQGGDGAKPQAFGGQGFEQPDRRLSYSGPAESGGVETSGEQNGGQSGQNGTRRERRAAAREAKKNKRS, encoded by the coding sequence ATGGTCCTGTCCCGACTGCTCCGCGCCGGCGAGGGCAAGACGCTCAAGCGCCTGCGCGCCATCGCGGCGCACATCAACGAGCTCGAAGACGGAGTGGTCGCGCTCTCCGACGCAGATCTGCGGGCCAAGACCGACGAGTTCAAGCGCCGCCACCAGGATGGCGAGTCGCTGGACGAGCTGCTGCCCGAGGCGTTCGCCGTCGCCCGCGAGGGTGCCCAGCGCACGCTGGGTCAGCGCCACTTCGACGTGCAGGTCATGGGTGGTGCCGCGCTGCACCTCGGCCAGATCGCCGAGATGAAGACCGGTGAAGGCAAGACCCTGACCTGCGTGCTGCCCGCGTACCTCAACGCCATCGCGGGCAAGGGCGTGCACGTGGTCACGGTCAACGACTACCTGGCCAAGCGCGACGCCGACTGGATGGGCCGGGTGCACCGCTTCCTCGGCCTGGACGTCGCAGCGATCGTGGCGGACCTGCCTCCGGAGCAGCGCAAGGCCGCGTACGCCGCCGACATCACTTACGGAACGAACAACGAGTTCGGCTTCGACTACCTGCGCGACAACATGGCTTGGAGCCTGGCCGACTGCGTGCAGCGCGGGCACTTCTTCTCCGTGGTCGACGAGGTCGACTCGATCCTCATCGACGAGGCCCGGACGCCGCTGATCATTTCCGGCCCTGCCGACCAGTCCTCGCGCTGGTACCAGGAGTTCGCCCGGATCGCGCCGATGCTGCGCAAGGACGACCACTACGAGGTCGACGAGCGCAAGCGCACGGTCGGCATCACCGAGGACGGCGTCTCGATCGTCGAAGACCAGCTCGGCATCGAGAACCTCTACGAGGCCGAGAACACGCCGCTGGTCGGCTACCTGAACAACGCGGTCAAGGCCAAGGAGCTCTACAAGCGCGACAAGGACTACATCGTCCGGGACGGCGAAGTGGCCATCGTCGACGAGTTCACCGGCCGCGTCCTGCACGGTCGTCGCTACAACGAGGGAATGCACCAGGCGATCGAGGCCAAGGAAGGCGTCGAGATCAAGGCCGAGAACCAGACCCTGGCCACGATCACGCTGCAGAACTACTTCCGGCTCTACGAGAAGCTCGCGGGCATGACCGGTACTGCGCAGACCGAAGCGGCCGAGTTCCAGGCCACCTACAAGCTCGGCGTGGTCACCGTCCCCACCAACGAGCCGATGGTCCGCGCGGACCAGCCGGACCTGGTCTACAAGAGCGAGGCCGCGAAGTTCGCGGCCGTCGCCGACGACATCGAGGAGAAGAACCGCAAGGGCCAGCCGGTGCTGGTCGGCACCACCAGCGTCGAGCACTCCGAGTACCTGGCGAAGCTGCTGACCAAGAAGAGCGTGCCGCACAGCGTCCTGAACGCCAAGCACCACGAGTCGGAAGCCGGGATCATCGCCGAGGCCGGGCGCAAGGGCTCGGTCACGGTGGCCACGAACATGGCCGGTCGCGGTACCGACATCGTGCTCGGTGGCAACGTCGACCACCTCGCCGACACCGAACTGCGCCGCCGCGGCCTGGACCCGGTGCAGCACCGCGAGCAGTACGAAGCCGAGTGGCCCGGCACCGTGGAGCGGCTCAAGTCGCAGGTCCAGGCGGAGGCCGACGAGGTCAGGGATGCCGGTGGCCTCTACGTGCTCGGTACCGAACGGCACGAGTCGCGCCGGATCGACAACCAGCTGCGCGGCCGTTCCGGCCGGCAGGGCGACCCTGGCGAGTCCCGGTTCTACCTCTCGCTCGGTGACGAGCTGATGCGCCGGTTCAACGCCGCGATGGTCGAGACGGTGATGACCCGGCTCAAGGTGCCCGACGAGGTCCCGATCGAGCACAAGATGGTGACCCGGGCGATCCGCAGTGCGCAGACCCAGGTCGAGCAGCAGAACATGGAGATCCGCAAGAACGTCCTCAAGTACGACGAGGTGATGAACCAGCAGCGTTCGGTCATCTACACCGAGCGCCGCCGGGTGCTCGAGGGCGAGGATCTCCGCGAGCAGATCCAGCACATGATCAACGACGTGGTCGGCGCCTACGTCAACGGCGCCACCGCGGAGGGCTACGCGGAGGACTGGGACTTCGAGAAGCTCTGGACGGCCCTCAAGGCCCTCTACCCGGTCCAGCTGGACTGGGAGGAACTGCTCGAGACCGAGGAGGACGTGACCAAGGAGCGGTTGCTCGAAGCGGTCCTCGCCGACGCCCGCGACGCCTACGACCGGCGGGAAGCGGAGGTCGACGGCAAGGTCGGCGTCGGCGCGATGCGCGAGCTGGAGCGGCGCGTGGTGCTCAGCGTGCTGGACCGCAAGTGGCGCGAACACCTCTACGAGATGGATTACCTCAAGGAGGGCATCGGGTTGCGGGCGATGGCGCAGCGCGACCCGCTGGTCGAGTACCGCCGCGAGGGCTTCGACATGTTCCACGCGATGCTCGAGGCGCTCAAGGAGGAGTCGGTCGGCTTCCTGTTCAACGTGCAGGTCGAGGCGGCCGAGCCGGAGCCAGCGCAGGAGCCGTCGGTTCCGGTGTCGGTGAGCAGTTCCGACGGCTCCGACTTCCCGACCGACGTGCAGCAGGCGGTTCCGCAGGCAGCCGGTGCGCAGCCCGCGGGCGGTGCACCGCAGGCCGCGCAGCCGAGGTCGAAGCGTTCCCGTTCCTCGGCCGGTCCGGCGCTGAGCCAGCTCGGCGACGCTCCGCAGGGCGGTGACGGCGCGAAACCGCAGGCGTTCGGCGGCCAGGGCTTCGAGCAGCCGGACCGCAGGCTCAGCTACTCCGGTCCCGCCGAGTCCGGTGGTGTTGAGACCAGCGGGGAGCAGAACGGCGGCCAGTCCGGTCAGAACGGAACCCGCCGCGAGCGGCGGGCGGCCGCGCGTGAAGCCAAGAAGAACAAGCGCAGCTGA
- the mtrA gene encoding MtrAB system response regulator MtrA: MKARVLVVDDDPALAEMLTIVLRGEGFETAVVSDGTKAMPALRELKPDLVLLDLMLPGMNGIDVCKAIRTESVVPIVMLTAKSDTVDVVLGLESGADDYVVKPFKPKELVARLRARLRRTDAEPAEVLAIGDLSIDVPGHEVTREGVPIALTPLEFDLLVALARKPRQVFTREVLLEQVWGYRHAADTRLVNVHVQRLRSKVETDPERPEVVLTVRGVGYKAGPP; encoded by the coding sequence ATGAAGGCGCGCGTGCTCGTGGTGGACGACGATCCGGCCCTGGCCGAAATGCTGACCATCGTCCTGCGCGGCGAAGGGTTCGAGACCGCCGTGGTCAGCGACGGCACCAAGGCGATGCCCGCGCTGCGCGAACTCAAACCGGACCTGGTGCTGCTGGACCTGATGCTGCCCGGGATGAACGGCATCGACGTGTGCAAGGCGATCCGCACCGAGTCCGTGGTGCCGATCGTGATGCTCACCGCCAAGAGCGACACCGTGGACGTCGTGCTGGGGCTGGAATCCGGCGCCGACGACTACGTGGTCAAACCGTTCAAGCCGAAGGAGCTCGTCGCCCGGCTGCGCGCCCGGCTGCGCCGCACCGACGCCGAACCGGCCGAGGTGCTGGCCATCGGCGACCTCAGCATCGACGTGCCCGGCCACGAGGTCACCCGCGAGGGAGTGCCGATAGCGCTGACCCCGCTGGAGTTCGATCTGCTGGTCGCGCTGGCCCGCAAGCCGCGCCAGGTGTTCACCCGCGAGGTCCTGCTGGAGCAGGTCTGGGGTTACCGGCACGCCGCCGACACCCGCCTGGTGAACGTCCACGTGCAGCGGCTGCGGTCCAAAGTGGAAACCGACCCGGAGCGCCCGGAGGTGGTCCTGACGGTGCGCGGCGTCGGGTACAAGGCAGGACCGCCGTGA
- a CDS encoding Crp/Fnr family transcriptional regulator, which produces MAFPPSPGYRSFRDHLGPQNWRALLDIGTQARFEPGQTVLNQGEEGHHVLAVVRGVCKVVAARPDRGQVLLAVRGPGDTLGEFAVVDRQPRSASVYAVTDVRAHVLRDAEFTAFLHRRRLDQMLTSYLSMKLRSNSSMVSELAGVPVKAKVAWLLCRLVAVSDTAGFVPLYQHDLAELLGVARSSVAASLADFRAEGLLRTEPGGVHLLDVDALSRHVQSSRQQ; this is translated from the coding sequence GTGGCCTTCCCACCCTCCCCCGGTTACCGCAGCTTCCGCGACCACCTCGGTCCGCAGAATTGGCGCGCACTGCTGGACATCGGCACCCAGGCCCGCTTCGAGCCCGGGCAGACGGTGCTCAACCAAGGCGAAGAGGGCCACCACGTGCTGGCCGTGGTCCGCGGGGTGTGCAAGGTCGTCGCCGCCCGCCCGGACCGCGGGCAGGTGCTGCTCGCGGTGCGCGGGCCCGGCGACACGTTGGGCGAGTTCGCAGTGGTGGACCGGCAGCCGAGGTCGGCCAGCGTCTACGCGGTCACCGATGTGCGGGCGCACGTGCTGCGGGACGCCGAGTTCACGGCGTTCCTGCACCGCCGCAGGTTGGATCAGATGTTGACCAGCTACCTGAGCATGAAGCTGCGGTCGAACAGCAGCATGGTCTCCGAACTCGCCGGTGTTCCGGTGAAGGCCAAGGTCGCGTGGCTGCTGTGCCGGCTCGTCGCGGTCAGCGACACCGCGGGTTTCGTCCCGCTCTACCAGCACGACCTGGCCGAACTCCTCGGCGTGGCAAGGAGTTCGGTGGCGGCGAGCCTGGCGGACTTCCGCGCGGAGGGCTTGCTGCGCACCGAGCCGGGCGGCGTGCACCTGCTGGACGTGGACGCGCTGAGCCGGCACGTGCAAAGCTCCCGCCAACAGTGA
- the hpf gene encoding ribosome hibernation-promoting factor, HPF/YfiA family, translated as MDIVVKGRNVEVPEHYREHVAEKLARVERYDRKTIRADVELNHERNPRQAKNCQRVEITVKGRGGAVRAEACAGDFYSALDSATTKLENRLRRMHDRRKVHYGKRNPISVAQATSANAEQTVATANSGGVGLLEAPAEAAASAGSGQQREAADVPTAGDPGTDASSTAPDRAGTVPEPRWSAETREDEPGRIVREKEHPATPMTVDQALYQMELVGHDFYMFFDADTGRPSVVYRRRGFDYGVIRLAC; from the coding sequence ATGGACATCGTCGTCAAGGGCCGTAACGTCGAGGTTCCCGAGCACTACCGGGAGCACGTCGCGGAAAAGCTGGCCCGAGTGGAACGGTACGACAGAAAGACCATCCGGGCGGACGTGGAGCTCAACCACGAACGCAACCCGCGCCAGGCGAAGAACTGCCAGCGCGTCGAGATCACCGTCAAAGGGCGTGGCGGCGCCGTGCGCGCCGAGGCTTGCGCAGGCGACTTCTACTCCGCCCTCGACTCGGCGACGACCAAGCTGGAGAACCGGCTTCGCCGAATGCACGACCGCAGGAAGGTGCACTACGGGAAGCGCAACCCGATCTCCGTTGCGCAAGCGACCTCGGCCAACGCCGAGCAGACCGTCGCCACGGCGAATTCCGGCGGCGTCGGCCTGCTGGAAGCGCCCGCCGAAGCTGCTGCTTCGGCAGGGTCCGGACAACAGCGGGAAGCGGCCGACGTGCCGACTGCCGGCGATCCCGGCACGGACGCGAGCAGCACCGCACCAGACCGCGCCGGGACCGTGCCCGAGCCGCGCTGGAGCGCGGAAACCCGCGAGGACGAACCAGGCCGGATCGTGCGGGAGAAGGAGCACCCGGCGACGCCGATGACCGTCGATCAAGCCCTCTACCAGATGGAGCTGGTCGGCCACGACTTCTACATGTTCTTCGACGCCGACACCGGGCGGCCGAGCGTGGTGTACCGGCGCAGAGGATTCGACTACGGGGTGATCCGACTCGCCTGCTGA
- the mtrB gene encoding MtrAB system histidine kinase MtrB, with protein MSGRTVRAKAALRERALLLRGELRERWQRFELLWRRSMQLRVVVSTLALSSAVIFVLGMVLLTQITYQLLEAKERAATSQVRSSVGVLERELTAVDPNSDDVSEQLEQALNRLTTPNSGRSTGQPVAGVFDPVLVDGSSAAPGRPQPAAGPIGDVPGELRRFVERGQLARQITTVSRGPNQVTMLVVGTPVGSSTRSLQAYLLFPLSAEQRTLDVVQSTLLIGGLVLVVLLGAITNLVTRQVVRPVRQAAQNAARLADGDLDQRMRVIGEDDVARLAESFNEMADSLKQQIQQLEEFGQLQRRFTSDVSHELRTPLTTVRMAADVLHASREQFPAGLARSTELLVDELDRFEALLADLLEISRLDAGVAELSPEPLHLPEIVQGAVDSVRAIAETSGVPLRVEVPGENQDLNLVADARRLERIVRNLVANAIDHAEGGPVEIRFGSGEDAVAVSIRDYGVGLRPGEADLVFTRFWRADPSRNRRTGGTGLGLSISSEDARLHGGALDAWGEPGAGSCFRLTLPRTPGQEFAESPLSLPVSRRIAAPGALLARTVDAPKELEAGEAEVTDTGPARLSEPERSREEIR; from the coding sequence GTGAGCGGGCGGACCGTGCGCGCGAAGGCGGCGCTGCGCGAGCGGGCGCTGCTGCTGCGCGGTGAACTCCGCGAGCGCTGGCAGCGGTTCGAGCTGCTGTGGCGCCGCTCGATGCAGCTGCGCGTGGTCGTGAGCACCTTGGCGCTGTCGTCCGCGGTGATCTTCGTGCTGGGCATGGTGCTGCTGACGCAGATCACCTACCAGCTGCTGGAGGCCAAGGAGCGCGCCGCGACCTCGCAGGTCAGAAGCAGCGTGGGGGTGCTGGAGCGGGAGCTGACCGCGGTCGACCCGAACTCGGACGACGTTTCCGAGCAGCTGGAGCAGGCGCTGAACCGGCTCACCACCCCGAACTCCGGCCGGTCCACCGGCCAGCCCGTGGCAGGCGTTTTCGACCCGGTGCTGGTGGACGGTTCGTCCGCGGCCCCGGGCCGGCCGCAACCGGCCGCGGGACCGATCGGTGACGTGCCCGGTGAGCTGCGGCGGTTCGTCGAACGCGGCCAGCTCGCCCGCCAGATCACCACCGTCTCCCGCGGGCCGAACCAGGTGACGATGCTGGTGGTCGGCACTCCGGTCGGCAGCTCCACCCGCTCGCTGCAGGCGTACCTGCTGTTCCCGCTCAGCGCGGAGCAGCGCACGCTCGACGTCGTGCAGAGCACGCTGCTGATCGGCGGGCTCGTGCTGGTGGTGCTGCTCGGCGCGATCACCAACCTGGTCACCCGCCAGGTGGTGCGCCCGGTGCGGCAGGCCGCGCAGAACGCGGCGCGGCTCGCCGACGGCGACCTCGACCAGCGGATGCGGGTGATCGGCGAGGACGACGTGGCCCGGCTGGCCGAGTCGTTCAACGAGATGGCCGACAGCCTCAAGCAGCAGATCCAGCAGCTGGAGGAGTTCGGCCAGCTGCAACGCCGGTTCACCTCGGACGTCTCGCACGAACTGCGCACCCCGCTGACCACGGTCCGGATGGCCGCCGACGTGCTGCACGCCTCCCGCGAGCAGTTCCCGGCCGGGCTGGCGCGCTCCACCGAGCTGCTGGTCGACGAACTGGACCGGTTCGAGGCGCTGCTGGCCGACCTGCTGGAGATCTCCCGGCTGGACGCCGGAGTCGCCGAGCTCTCGCCGGAACCGCTGCACCTGCCCGAGATCGTGCAGGGCGCGGTCGATTCGGTGCGCGCCATCGCCGAAACCAGCGGTGTCCCGCTGCGGGTGGAGGTGCCCGGCGAGAACCAGGACCTCAACCTCGTCGCCGACGCGCGGCGGCTGGAGCGGATCGTGCGCAACCTCGTCGCCAACGCCATCGACCACGCCGAGGGCGGTCCGGTGGAGATCCGCTTCGGCTCCGGCGAGGACGCGGTCGCGGTGAGCATCCGCGACTACGGCGTCGGTCTGCGGCCCGGCGAGGCGGACCTGGTGTTCACCCGGTTCTGGCGCGCCGACCCGTCCCGCAACCGGCGCACCGGCGGCACCGGGCTGGGCCTGTCGATCAGCTCCGAGGACGCCCGGCTGCACGGCGGCGCCCTGGACGCCTGGGGCGAACCGGGCGCCGGGTCCTGCTTCCGGCTCACGCTGCCGCGGACGCCCGGGCAGGAGTTCGCCGAAAGCCCGCTGTCGTTGCCGGTCAGCCGCCGGATCGCCGCCCCGGGCGCGCTGCTGGCCCGCACCGTCGACGCGCCCAAGGAACTGGAGGCAGGCGAAGCCGAGGTCACCGACACCGGCCCGGCGCGGCTGTCCGAACCGGAACGTTCTCGGGAGGAGATCCGGTGA
- a CDS encoding LpqB family beta-propeller domain-containing protein, protein MTGRGLVALLLAVLPMTACASIPESSDPVAVWPMEEGSSPVSIKPPPKGVDPLDIVRRFVDSGATPESDYEAGRLHLTDAARRAWRPSNSLMIVDDVDTIPVPPVPNQPANVQLVSLQADKVGHLRPDSSFAPDSGPYQVQLRVERDAEGQWRIASPPPEMVLSRSSFKQDYMQVPIYFVDHERSRVVPDLRYVVSKPESTLPRRVIELLTAGPSEGFRGAMYSELPPGTDPKTNVSEADDAALVVNFSELGDLPPETRRLIAAQVVLSLQTVSKARVRLQEEGVPLLPDKQELRPTDVVSYESANAVNPELPGLAVADERLYALDRPARPIPGPAGAGAQYKVVEAAQSADGGQLAAVTRTAGGVELRVGPYGEAMPAVGLPGNFMSRPSWRGENEVWAVVNGRDVYRAVRNGGSWTAAPVDISEFGRVGDIKELRLSRDGTRAAAVVDGRLVVAGVVEKDGRFALRHPVQLGAYTNITGVDWLTDRSLVATTDSNSSPVMKVSVDGFEWNEYASANLNQPVTAVTVGPGRRVVVSDQSGLWEAGESDPVWSLLDGWQLLPGQSGGSIPFFPG, encoded by the coding sequence GTGACCGGCCGTGGACTCGTCGCGCTGTTGCTGGCCGTGCTGCCGATGACCGCGTGCGCCTCGATCCCGGAAAGCTCCGACCCGGTCGCGGTGTGGCCGATGGAGGAGGGCAGCAGCCCGGTTTCGATCAAGCCGCCGCCGAAGGGCGTGGACCCGCTGGACATCGTGCGCAGGTTCGTCGACTCCGGGGCGACCCCGGAAAGCGACTACGAGGCGGGCAGGCTGCACCTGACCGATGCCGCGCGGCGGGCCTGGCGGCCGTCGAACTCGCTCATGATCGTCGACGACGTGGACACCATCCCGGTACCGCCGGTGCCGAACCAGCCGGCGAACGTGCAGCTGGTGAGCCTGCAGGCGGACAAAGTCGGGCACCTGCGCCCGGACTCGTCGTTCGCCCCGGACAGCGGGCCGTACCAGGTGCAGCTGCGGGTCGAGCGGGACGCCGAAGGGCAGTGGCGGATCGCCTCGCCGCCGCCGGAGATGGTGCTCAGCCGCAGCTCGTTCAAGCAGGACTACATGCAGGTGCCGATCTACTTCGTCGACCACGAGCGCTCCCGGGTCGTGCCCGACCTGCGCTACGTCGTCTCGAAACCGGAGAGCACGCTGCCGCGGCGGGTGATCGAACTGCTCACCGCAGGGCCGTCGGAGGGCTTCCGCGGCGCCATGTACAGCGAGCTGCCGCCCGGTACCGACCCGAAGACCAACGTCAGCGAGGCCGACGACGCCGCACTGGTGGTCAACTTCAGCGAGCTCGGGGACCTGCCGCCGGAGACGCGGCGGCTGATCGCCGCGCAGGTCGTGCTGTCGCTGCAGACGGTCAGCAAGGCGCGGGTGCGGTTGCAGGAGGAGGGCGTGCCGCTGCTGCCGGACAAGCAGGAACTGCGGCCCACCGACGTCGTCTCCTACGAGAGCGCGAACGCGGTGAATCCGGAGCTGCCCGGTCTGGCGGTCGCCGACGAGCGGCTTTACGCGCTGGATCGGCCGGCCCGGCCGATCCCCGGACCGGCGGGAGCGGGTGCTCAGTACAAGGTCGTGGAGGCCGCCCAGTCCGCCGACGGCGGGCAGCTCGCCGCGGTCACCCGCACCGCAGGCGGCGTCGAGCTGCGCGTCGGTCCCTACGGCGAGGCGATGCCCGCGGTCGGCTTGCCCGGCAACTTCATGAGCAGGCCCAGCTGGCGCGGCGAGAACGAGGTCTGGGCCGTGGTCAACGGCCGCGACGTGTACCGCGCGGTGCGCAATGGCGGGTCGTGGACCGCAGCACCGGTGGACATCTCCGAGTTCGGCCGGGTCGGGGACATCAAGGAGTTGCGGCTGTCCCGCGACGGAACCCGGGCTGCGGCCGTGGTCGACGGCCGGTTGGTCGTCGCGGGCGTGGTGGAGAAGGACGGGCGGTTCGCGCTGCGGCACCCGGTGCAGCTGGGCGCGTACACGAACATCACCGGGGTCGACTGGCTCACGGACCGTTCGCTGGTGGCCACCACCGACAGCAACTCCTCGCCGGTCATGAAGGTGTCCGTGGACGGCTTCGAGTGGAACGAGTACGCCTCGGCGAACCTGAACCAGCCGGTGACCGCCGTGACCGTGGGGCCGGGACGCCGGGTCGTGGTCTCCGACCAGAGCGGGTTGTGGGAGGCCGGGGAGTCGGACCCGGTGTGGAGCCTGCTGGACGGGTGGCAGCTGTTGCCCGGGCAGAGCGGCGGTTCCATCCCGTTCTTCCCCGGCTGA
- a CDS encoding dTMP kinase, with protein MGRLIVIEGMDGAGKRTLAEGLGAQLRARGFSSSHAAFPRYDTDVHAELVREALHGAHGDLGASVYGMAVLYALDRRGAVEALRAQLAEHDIVLLDRYVASNAAYGAARLRQGADGEFVRWVHELEVERFAAPRPDLQLLLNVPATVAADRAEHRERREQDRDRDSFESDAPLQQRVGEVYAQLAESGWWSPWLVVDGSDRPDYAELASLLTR; from the coding sequence GTGGGGCGGCTCATCGTGATCGAAGGAATGGACGGCGCGGGCAAGCGCACGCTCGCCGAAGGTCTCGGTGCACAGCTGCGGGCGCGCGGGTTTTCCTCGTCGCACGCCGCATTTCCCCGCTACGACACCGATGTGCACGCCGAACTGGTGCGGGAGGCGCTGCACGGCGCGCACGGTGATCTCGGTGCATCCGTGTACGGGATGGCGGTGCTCTACGCCCTGGACCGCCGCGGCGCCGTCGAAGCGCTGCGCGCGCAGCTCGCCGAGCACGACATCGTGCTGCTGGACCGCTACGTCGCATCGAACGCCGCGTACGGCGCCGCCCGCTTGCGCCAAGGCGCGGACGGCGAGTTCGTGCGCTGGGTCCACGAGCTGGAGGTCGAGCGCTTCGCCGCGCCCCGCCCCGACCTGCAACTGCTGCTGAACGTGCCGGCCACCGTCGCGGCCGATCGCGCCGAACACCGCGAACGCCGCGAGCAGGACCGCGACCGCGACAGCTTCGAGTCGGACGCCCCGCTGCAGCAGCGCGTCGGCGAGGTCTACGCGCAACTCGCCGAATCCGGGTGGTGGTCGCCGTGGCTCGTGGTCGACGGCAGCGACCGGCCGGACTACGCCGAGCTGGCCAGTTTGCTCACCCGCTGA